GATTCTGCTGAAAGCCAAGCGGCAAGTAGAATTACTGCAGAATGAAGAGCTGCATTTCTACAGAAATCTTCACCTCTTCACCTAcactcagtatttttatttttaaattatggcACTTTTTCATTTATCCAGCTGGCTTCCAGCATGACAAACAGTATGTTGGTTCCACAGAGTTATGGAGAAGTAAAACTGCCTTCTGCTTTCAAAAGGCCATTTGTGTGTATGAGGCAGGATTCACAGCCAATTCTTTCTGGCAGGGATTATGCTCAGTGTTTCTTGAAGATTGGCTGCTAAAGCCACTGTTAATCACTTAAACAAGTGGCttgatttgcagaaaaaatgtatgCCAACCAGGAGGCCTCCTTAAAAGCTATTCTTCACTTGGATATGGATTATATGGATATGGAAAATATGGATTTTTGGAAGCTTGATTTGtgagtttattttaaacatcctGGTCTCAGATGAGTCAGTAAGGGGAGAAATATCTATACGTTCGATACATTTGGGGAGCTCTGCTCCTCAGCTCAAAGTAAGAGCTCACAGACTCTTACAGCCCCGCAGTTCTCCTGTGAAGTCTCTGTTTGCAAAGCTGTGCAGTGCAGTTTCCCCATCTGGCTCATGCTACGTAACCtccacatgcatttttcatttgcatccCCAGCAGGTATCCTCCCTCAGGTGTTTAAGTACTTAGAGTGATCCCTGATTGGAGACCTTTCAACAAGACTATGCAGAATAACCCCTAGCAGCCTCAAGTAGGGCCTACTGCCCCTCCCCACCACAAACACAGCACTCTCAGCACCAAAACTTGATGCAGCACTTGTGTGTTTGGGATTTCTCCATTCCAGCATCTTCCATCACACCCTAGACTCTCTAACAGGCTGCCAATATTGTGCATCTGGCACCCTGCCCAAGAAGAGATCTCCAGCTCGGGGATTATCAGCAGGCCAGCTTCTCACTTCAGTGGCTTCTACTAGCATGCTTTTTTCTTACCTGAAACCCAGCTCAGCTGGGACACCCCTTCCAGCAACCACCATCAGGCATATCCAGTCTAACTGTGAGCATTGCGTGGCCTTCAGCTCCCTCTTGCTTCTCCAGCAAAGTCAGTATGGGCAGACCCTGAAATGCTGTCATTAATGGCCATGTCCTCTGACAGAGATCCATGGGAGCATTCTCCTACTGCTCATTCAggtcttctgcttctcctgttCCTATCAGACAAGTCCTCCTGGAAGCATCTTCAGATCTCTGGCAACTTTATCCCTGGCATTACTATTAGCCACTGGTGCCACCCCACTCCCTGGCACTGTCTGGCACAGGTGGCCTGTGTCGTGTGAGCACTAGGTCTGTGCTCCTGAAAAAGGTACGGAGCCATATGACAGGCAGCCTCTCATCCTGGCATCAATGTTTTTACCAGTGCAAAAATACTGTTACCATATGAACTGCCTGAGCACTGAGGAAGCAGCTTTCACAAGCTTTAATATCAAGAATTCATCTCCACATGAACTTTTcatatagaaaaacaaacaaactaacaaacaaacaaaaaaaaaccttcagcttCTCCTAGGAAAACTGGCAGCAAGAGGTTGAGCTAAGCTGCTGTTGTCCTCACCAAAGCTGCTGGCACATTTTCCCTGTGGTGGAGAGGACACTTGGCAGGGAGAGGGTGAGAATTTTCAGGAGATGGGCAGAGAAATCAACCAAGCGTGAGATCCACCACAGCTCATCTGTCAACACCACCATGACAAACCAGCCCGGGTAAGCGCCGCGTTCCTCACATCAAGCAGAAGTGCATGCTGCATTGTGGGCAGGGCCCAGCATTGCCAAAAATGAATGTAAGCATGTGGGAGAgagcacatatattttttttaccaatgAATCAGGAAAGGGTCCAACCTAGCAGTGTCCGAGGACAGACGCAGTCCCCACTAAGGCAGGCAAGCAGCCTACAGAAGTATATTTCAAGCTTTTCACACTCTCCTTGCCCAACTCCAGTAGGTGGAACCTATTTTGACAGTAAGGTTGGACACAAGGTCAGTTCCTCTTCTCCTTGATCCCACTTTTCATGCCCCCACAGTCACACTGGGCAAAGATCTTGGTTCTGCCATTATTTTTAGATCAGTGCTAATCTGAAATGATGGCCTTGCTGAAGAGTTTTACAGCCATTTCCCGACTCTGCAGATGCTGATGCGGTGAGGGTGTGCATCCAGGTAGCAGTGAGCACAAATCTGTctcatatttttctgctttctgtccctGAATCAGAGCATGATTTGGGGTATAAATGGAACCTGCAGTCACTGTAAAGGCTGCTTCCCACTGCCAACACAGAGCAAATGTACTCTTAGGGCTTAGGTGCATGAATAAATTATTGTGGCCTATCAACTTGCCTCAAGTTAACAGAGCTACAGCCACTGCCTGAGTGTCAACCTTAACCCTCTGTAAATACATGACAAAAATTCATCAACTTAACTGTAGCAAGAAGGCTTTTCTCCCAGAACCTTTAACATCACAATGAGCACGTCTTGCCATCACAAGAGATGGCGCTGTCCCTTAAGAAGAGTCAGCCAATGTGCAGTATCTTGTGGCTTACAGGTGTCTTTCAACCCTGAATGATCATCGAATTGTGCCCCATGGATTTGCTTTGGGCCAAGACTCAGGCCTTGCGCTgaagctctgcaggcagaggatTTAATCCAGATGTGAAGTGACAGAACTAGAAGCAATATATGGGCCCTGTTCTTGGCCTGATGAGTTACAGCCTGGCTCACCAAGTGCTAAGCCTGGTTAGTCTCTTACTTTCCTcaagcacacagcagaaaaaccTTGTTGAGATTCATGCTCATGCAGTCACTGAATACAACACATACTCTTTATATGTGCTAGAACTTAAGAACATCTTCCTTTATTTGATTCTGTCCATATGTCCCGCTCCCATGACTTCACCCTGCAGTGCAGGCTAGGCTCCTGGATGCTGATATAAGATGCAATAATGTACGTCAACCTATGTTGTCAGTTCTGTCCAGAAGCTTTTACCATACATCGCGCTGTGGCCACACTGGCACTGGAAGCTTCGTACCTGAATCAGCCTATGCACACCTCCAGTCACGCTGTCTTTAGTTAACTATGCTGCATAACAGGAATGCCCACCAGCAGGATAGAGCTAGGGTTGCAGGCAGCAATGTATGAAATATGGGTATGAATCTCATGAGATTTATTCTATTCAAAATGTCTTATTCTCCTGATAGAGGAGGGGCAGGTGTTCTCTACTGGAATGCAGacagtgaggaagaaaacacaatctCAAGAAACGTCCAGGTTTTGCTCAACCTCAACAGATGTCTGGGTTTGTCTCAGAAGAGCAGGTGGGAATAGGAAAGGCTTTGTAACAGGAGCAGGGCAAAGAGCTGAGCACTTTTATGAGTACTAGACCAGAGATAAGAGCTGGAGGGAATCTGCGTGCTTTCAAAAGCATGTGTAGCCACATTCCTACCCTGGAAGTGGAAGTACTAAATGGCCTCAATATCTATGCAGTGATCCCTGTATAGCAAGAAACAGTTACAGGTTAAAAGGCTCTGTGCTCTtctataaaattattattgCCCTGAGAGCAAGGGCAGTTGATAAGGTAGTTGATCTGAATTAAGGCAAAGATGAATGTCACCTTCTAGCATCTTGCACCCAGACAAAAGCACCCCATCCTGATTCAATTTGCTCTCGCTTCTCATGTTGATTAAACTCCTTTAGATGAAGCATTCCTCTTCCAGTCTGGCAGCTATTCCCAAGAGATTCTTCAAAGAGGGAAGTCTAGGGAGTAAATGACCAAcataatgcttttgaaataatttgctgGGCCACAGCGTGACCAGCATTTTGCAGTGAGGAGAGGATGCAGAGAAGTAAAATATGTTGGATAAAAAAGCCACTCTGTTAGTGCTAGGGTAAGTAATGTTGAATGGTCTTTCTCTAGCTACCTTTTTGATCCTAAAACACAGTAGTTGGCAAaaagtgtttgttcttttgattAAACACTAAAAAAGCCATTTATTGCATTCCTTTGTGAATCTAATTAATTTTTACTGCTCCAAATTGCAATGGAAACTATACTTCTAGACAAGACAGTAAACATGTAAACACATAGTAACTACGCCATGTAGGCTTTGTACAACAGCAGAGTAGATATGGCAGTGGTTTTATGTCATTCTTGAAGCTCTTGTAGCTTTATGTCATACTTCTCTGAGTAACAGATCTGTTTTGGAGAGTTAGCAAGTATATGTTTCCTTTACTATAAACCCAAAGAGATATTCCTAAAGATGGTGTATTTGGGCCTTCAAATCCCAAAGTAAGGCCCATAAAATGGGGACTGTGGCACCAGGAAATTATTGTTTGATGATTATGAATCATTTCAtatactctgttttttttccatgtaaatgcataaaattctgggttttaaacagaaatacaggGAGTCTTCACATCAGTTTTAAGAGTTTTCTCACTCTGTAATATTCAAAAGAATAAGTGAGAATTTTGGCACTGCTGCATCAGTGCAGACTCACAATTACTAGAAAGTATCATTTCACTCAGATCAGtattattttggtttaaatggagaatcaaacaaaaacatttttaaaaataaaaatgcaattggGCCTTACATATTTACTACacataatttttactttttatctgTCCAAAAACTGCTTATTGACCTGAAAGGCCAGTGGAGACTAAAGAGCtcatcaccattttttttacagatctGATATTTGCAAGCTGGACAGCTCATTGACACTTAAATCATATTTCACTTAGCAATGCAACAAGTGGGGGCATGAAAACTGGAGAATCACCATCTAACAAGATAAAGAACCTCTATTTGTATGCTAGACCAATACAGAGCGATGCATACTCCGGGCTTTTCACATTCACATTGCCATTAGGTGCATTATCCATAACGCAGAAGTTTAAATCTCCActacagaaaacagactttcccacagaaatagaaacaaaaataaaaaatgtgcagGGTCATAGACAGAAAGGTTCTTAGTGTCAAATCAGGACATGATTCTGGTCTCAGTACCACCTAGGAAAAACAGGATTAAACCCACAGACAGAATAAATAACCTTTAGTATAAAAGTAAGTCAGCTTCTGGTccattagaaggaaaaaataataatgcaggAATCTCAGATCATACTTGCTAATCAGACAACATTTgctttgagagagagagagagaaggaaagaaaaaaagaaaaggttccAGCACAAGCATACGGTCTCTGGTGAGCGGTGGCACACAGCAAGGCTTCTCCCATTCTGGTTTTGCTCTCCCTGTTAGCAAAGCTCAGACACAAGATAGGTGGATACATTTCTTGAcattctcctttctctgcagtCATCTACCAGGTAGCTCTCCACATACGCCTTTGAGGATGTTACGTACGTTCCCTGCTAGGGCTGCTGAATTGCATGTTTGCATATAACTTGCATTCCCCAATAAGCAAATGTTGGGCTGACTTTTACacaaaatgcaacagaaaaaaaaaaaagtactaacTGAGTGCTACAATTCTATAACTATATAGAGACTTCCACTACTCTTCAATATTGATCAAGAAATTTCATCTGGTTATTATTCTACTGACTGTAATTTGTGCAGCAAGCAGCTGGCTATTTTTAGCTGGCAGATACTTTTGCATGGCAAGggaaattaaggaagaaaattagcccataatgtttttttctatctgGTTAATAGGCTCCATTTGTATTATTCTATTACATATAATTCTAACATGTAATTTAGCAGGTTGCGCTGTCAGTGCATCCTGCCACTCTGCCAAAGAAAGCAGCCCGAatcccccacaggcagctgaCAAAGGCAGGATATCTCCAGGGGAGCAGATCCACCTGATGGAGAGGGCAGAAAGGGAAGCAGGGACTGCTTCAGAAACCAGGACTCTTCTGCCAGGCAAAGCTACTAAGGAAATAATGAGGGAAGGCAGCTAAGGAtgaggggggaaagaaagaccAGGTGTGGCAGCATGAGAAGGGGCAAGGGGCAGGGCATCATGTGCAGGCTTAAATGCACACCTTCCTTTCCAGGTGGCTGACAACCCGACCACCACAACACCCACTTCTGGGTCTCATTCCTGATGTCCGCAAGTGCTATTTTGAGAGGAGGGACTTGTGCAAGGTTCCTTGTttaacactgaaacaaaaccagctgTTACTAGCCTCAGAGTGCTTCAGCTAAGTGTTCAGCTGAGCATGAGCTGTTTTCAGTTCCCAGATATTGCCTGAACATGAAAGCTGCTAAATGAGGCAAACTGCTTTGGTAGCAGTGTTGGTGACTCACACATTGACCCATTTTCTGGTTCACAGTCAGCAGCTGGGCACGGTGTGAGGTCGCTGCTGCGGGGGTGAAGATTTGGAAGAGAGACACCACGGGGTCCTGTCATAGGCTGGCTGCCTCTGTGCAGAGTGGCTGCATCTATGCAGATGTGCTGTGCTACTTTCAAATGCATTGTGCATTTTCAAGCATGCTGAATTTGTGCCTGCAGCATGGAGCTGATTGTACATCTAGTCTGTTCAAGTGAAGCACACAATGTTATATTAAGCTCAGCTAATGAACACAGGGTCTAAAAAGCTGGGGGAAAACATCTTCTCTAACCACATTAAACAATTAGTacatctcttcctcttccacatCTGACTGTATGTTTGTATTGTGTTCTTGAAGATGATACAGAACAATGCAAGGAGCAAGATCCCAAATTCATCCAGCGCCTTGGTACCTCCAGGCTCCATTCTGAGTAGGCAGACAAGGAGAAAGCAGTTGGTGCAAAGCTAGATATAGGCAGAGcaaaaaacatcagcaaaacacacacaaaaaaaacaccacacacactgcccagcagctgcattACAGCACTTCCTCAGAAATCAAGAGGTCACTCTAGCATCCATTCAAGTGAAAAACATTGTCTAGAAGGTAGGTGGATTATTGATCTTCTTAGCATTCATGATGATTTTGTAGTGAACGATCAGAATCCATGTTGTAttactgctctgtgctgctttggaGGGGTGAGCACTGGGGGCTCCCAAGTTCAACTAATATAAATCTAATAGTGAGCAGTTTGGCAACTCAGAGAAGAATAATACCTTTAAACATAGGTctaatctctcttttttttttttggcctcatGCTCACAGACTTGTTGAATTTCACTAACCTGCCTCATAGCCATGAAggctatgaaaaaaataaattgccagGCAAGGTAATTTCTGTAAAGGTTATAAAAATGAAGACTGCAAGGATCTGGCattgaagggaaaaagagaaaggaggttATCACAAACTGAACCATCTACATTTAAAGAGGAAGGGGGTAAAAAGAATGGATATTCAAGTCATTTGGTATTCTTCTCACCATTGCAAGCCAGCAGGTCATTTCAGCAAGGGACACCTAAATTCAGAAACCTCGTTCTCAGAGTGACAGAGGGAAATGCTGATATCAAGGGCACAGGTAACTAGCAAGGCAATGACATGCAGGGACAGTATACACAGTTCAGAATAGACTCTTTAATGCATACAATGTCCAGCTGTTGATGAAAATAGTATGGTGTGCATAGCACAGCTGAAATGCTATCTTAGCTCCTGAtcctggtgctggcagtgggCCCCATTTACACAGCAAGGACACCAGCCGTGGGCCTTTGGGCTGTCCCTCACTCAGCCCTTCTCTTATTTAACACCCCAGTACCCCGGTAGCACCCACTCAAGGCACAGCACAGTCATCCTCAGACTATTTCACTCAGCTCTCTCTGTCCACCCCCAGCATAAGCAGCCACAAGCAAAGCTCTCCACACACCTTCCCTTTCCTGTCACTCAAGCTGTGTCCCCCAAGGCAGATCCACATGATGCACCTCTGGACCTCCGCCATTCCCACCCCTCCATCCTCGGTGACCCTTCTGGAGAGTAAGGGAAGGAAGGGATACTTCCTTCTTCTCCCATAGCAGGCCTgtggaaatagaaatatttctctctggATCTATtccagaaagcagcattttcctcaCCATGGAAGAGATGAGGAAGATTCACCATGAGGGGGCCCAATCCAGCTTGGTACAAGTCCTTTCACTGTGTTGATCTTTCCTTTGCCTTTAAATCCAGATCTCTCATCTTCCAAAATTGTGTCCAGAACCAGGAAGATTCAGCTTCTCCTATTcaagaaaacagtaagaacAAAAAATCCATTCAGACTGAGTGGGCTCAAAAGCATCTCAGCTAGTGAAGGACAAATTACTTTTGGGTAGAGTATGAACAGCACACAAGATGGGAAATACGTAGTATACTTAATACTTAgtgctacaaagatggtgaagggtctagaggtGACATGTGAGGACatgtgaggagcagctgcagtcccttggtttgttcagccccgagcagagcaggctgaggggaggcctcatggcggcctgcagctccctcacgaggggagcagaggggcaggcgctgagctctgctgtctggggacagcgacaggaccgGAGGGAACggcacagagctgggacaggggatggTCAGGCTGGgtttaggaaaaggttctgcacccagagggtggtcaggcactgggacgggctTCCCAGGGCCGCagtcacagcaccgagcctgctggagctcaagaagcatttggacaacactgttagacatagggtctggtttttgagtggtcctttggggacccaggagttggactcagtgatccctgtgggtcccttccaactcaggatattctatgattccggTATTTTTTATCATACTTTGCCACTTTTACAGTCATAGTCATGTAGTGACAGTGTATGTACTTCAATCTAAATACAGGGATGTTAACACCAATGCTGCTAAAAAAAATTGATGAGAGCAGGATTTGGCTGTTAGCATCATGATCAATGAAGATGTAATTATTGTGAAAATATTACTCTCCTTTCTACCTCTCAGTATAAGAAGCACCTCCTTTGTCTGACTACTTTAAAGATATATGTAAAGTCAAGTGAACAGAGACAAcgtctggttttgcttttgatttttggttgtttgtttacttgtttgtttttacaacttCCACAGCCAGGTACTACAGCTCATTTCTGGAATCAATAGAGCATATTGCATTCACTGAGGTTGTGAATTTCATCAGCTTTGGTGAAACTGCAGCTCAGTCTGTATCTGCAAGATGGACTTTATCTTTCAGAGGACAGAAATGCTCATCCTACAGTAGCTGGACCATTAATAAAAGTCTGTATGACACATAATGGCATCTGCTGTACCAGAAAATCTTATATTTCTGACCATTTCTCTGAAATCAATGTATATTACCTAAAATTATCTTTCATTGATTTCACacacatttattaaataaaacttgttgtcttttctgtttatgtAGAGCCTGAGCAAAGGACATGACTATGATGTTTGACCACAGTATGGATAACAACAACGCTCCCTTTGTTTTCCCTACTTTATCGCTCCTGCTGCAGAACAACAGCTACCCCGAGACCTTCATCCCTCCTGCTAGCCACAAGATGACAGAGTCACCCAAGGAACCCAGGTCAAGCAGGAACCATACTGTCTTGCAGTATGAACTGAGGCCAGGGGAAATCATAGCAGCCAGTATGGTTTTTGGAATATTGTGGTTGTTTTCCATCTTCGGAAACTCCCTTGTTTGCTTGGTGATCCATAGGAGCAGGAGGACACAATCAACCACCAACTATTTTGTTGTCTCCATGGCTTGTGCAGACCTTCTCATCAGTGTTGGAAATGCACCATTTGTGCTACTTCAGTTTACTTCAGGCAGGTGGATGCTGGGGAATGTGATGTGCAAGCTGGTGAGGTATATACAATATCTCACCCCTGGAGTCCAGATATACGTGCTCCTCTCCATATGTGTGGATCGATTCTACACTATTGTCTACCCCCTGAGCTTCAAAGTGTCAAGAGAGAAAGCCAAGAAAATGATTGTAGCATCCTGGATCTTTGATGCTGCATTTGCATcaccagctttctttttctatggCTCCAATGGGGATGACCATTGCAACTTCTTTCTCCCAAATTCTTGGGAAGGAGCCACCTACAGTATCATCCATCTCTTGGTGGTGTTTCTGATCCCAACCATCCTCATTATCCTATTCTATCAAAAGGTTATCAAGTACATTTGGAGAATAGGCACTGATGGCAGGACTGTCAGGAGGACAATGAATATTGTCCCAAGGACAAAAGTGAAAACCATcaagatgtttttaatgttaaatttaGTGTTTCTCCTGTCGTGGCTCCCTTTTTATGTGGTACAGCTGTGGCACCCACAGGAAACAGACTACAGAAAGTGTTCCTTGGTTTTCATGGCTATCACATTGAtctctttcagttcttcagcttCTAAGCCAACCCTGTACTCAGTGTATAATGCGAACTTCAGAAGAGGGATGAAAGAAACTTTTTGCATGTCCTCCATGAAATGCTACAGAAGTAATGCATATACCATCACTACCAGTTCAAggatagcaaaaaaaaattatgttggGATCTCAGAAATCCCAGCACCAGCCAAAACTGTAACCAAAGACTCAATCTATGATTCATTtgacagagaagcaaaagaaaaaaagcttgccTGGCCTATTCATTCAAATCCTCCAAATACATTTGTCTAATTGGCTTAATTGCTTTGAAAGGTGATTATGTACCACAAGAACAAAGAGCTTTATCTCCTTTTTGAACCAATgtaaatttacatatttttaacatgacttttagggaggaaaaaaaaaagatgttttattttattaaatgcattGATTTTTGATGTATCCAGTCTACTTAATTTCAGCTACATTCTGCTTTTGGAAGTACTCTCCCTGAATCATGagcatatttgcttttttaccaaaaaaaaaaaaaagctcttacaTATTTAATCACTGTTTATTAGCCACCATGTATAAATGCATAAATCCACACAAAGCCATctatatttccttttgttataTCCTTATGAATACTGTTGCACTGGGGTTTTCCTTGTTCAGACCTTGTGAGATGGATTTCTGTATGTGGACAATGCTGGCATAATGCTAAAACTATTGAAAACAGTCATAACATTCCCACCGCCTTTGTAGGGTCAGCGCTGGGTGCTTTTGCACATTCAATGTTGTGCTTCCAGAAAGGTCCTGTGGTATGAACTGCCTGAGAAAAGTCCTGCCCTTTTTGTCTTGCCCTCACTGACTACTCTCTAGCTGCATCTACACCCAGCCTGATGTGTCTACCCAAAAGCCACGGTTGGGCACCACCTGGGAGAAGACCTGCTGGTTACCAGGGGCCAAGGTTATACCAGGCACCTAGGGAGTTGTCAAATCCATTGTTTCTCAGGTCCTGATCCCCTTCTTTGTGGCACAGCTGTGGCACCCATAGCAAATCGTGGTTTCCCaaacaagaacaggaaaatgagcTCTgcagtccctctcctgcttggAGGTCCCAAAGCCCAaaggcagcagccacagcagtaGAGGAGGTATTGCCTGTTCCATTCGCACCACCAAAAGTCACCAGGTGAAAGCAAAGTGCTGTGGGAAACTCCAAAGCTACACCCCCAGCACTCAGCAACTGATTTTAATCTGGcaccaaaatataaaaaataaaatcctgaagCCAGCCTGGGAAATGCTTGGCTGATAGCACAGCTTGCCCAGCCTAAGCTGAACAAAGTGGTAGACACGTATACCTTGTGGACATGCATAACTTTGCTCCATTATCTTGAAGTGTTTACTCTGGAGGTGAATTTGGTTTGCTCCATCTGGGATACAGATCTACTCCTCTCTTTAGGATTAGGTAACAACACTCTTAGTTACCTGCCAAGATCTACAGGACTAGATCATTAAATCCACAGGAGACGGATgagagatgttttttaaaaaccagCCTGAAACAGGCAACCTTTACATCATGCCATCATCAAACTCATTAATAAGAACTGGACAGAGTCTGTGtgtggaatatttatttattttcctaactcCTGTAGTACTGCCCAGAAGTATAGTAGCATGCcctcagaaaacacagataatTAGTTATCCCCAAAATGAGGTCAGCACAAGCAGCCATCTGGTGAATTCCCATCTCTTTGCTAGATCAGGGCACTCACTTTCCCTCACCCAGGGAAGCTTCCCTTTTGTCTTATAAGATCGACAGGAGAGCCCTCTTGGCTTCAGACCAGAGGTCCTCTCAGCCCAGTATCCCATTGCTGAGCATAGGCACCATGGGTGCTTGAGGACAGAGGACAGAAAGCAAGGAAGCTACAGAAGTCTCCTGAGACTTCCACCCAGCATCCAGCAGTCTCTGCCAAGAGTTAGCACCCATCACAGGGTAGCTGCCCAGAAGTGGTGCTGTTCGGTAAATTCTGAGCTGGTCCAGAATGGACCTAGCCAGAGTCCCAAAGATGGGAGGAGGAGACCCATCCTATGGTTTCTCAGGCCCAATCTGAGCTGCTTTCAGGAGAGTTTTGCCTGAGAATCAAGGACTTGACCTCTTTTCAGTTAAGGATctcaagcacttttttttctattttctattttctacttttcctcAGGACTAGCTCTGACAATGTCAGCAGACAGGGGATCTCTGCCCACTTTCTGTGTCAGTCTTGTTTTATAAACTTGTCATGCtttatcttatttcttttccattctaaGGAGTTTCATCCCACATCCCATCCCACAGACCAGGCTCTGCTTGAAGCATCCTAATGGAACAGCTAGGGCATGGCCAAGCATCCCGAAGTCCAGACTACCAAAAGGCATTTCAAACTCAAGTCATCCTAAAAACATTGTGAACACTTTGATCTtaggctggcagcagccagctctgggggCACTGTACAGCATGCAGATGTCAGATATCCCTCCACATACTTGTATTTCAAAATCTCATGCCCCCGATATACATTTGAAAGATACATCCTCAGTTGCAAACTCTTCAGGGAAGaattacctttttcttctgtcttcagagcAATTATGGCACAGCTGGGTCTTGCTCATGTCTGAGGCCAGAAAGTCCTGTAGTATCAAAAGTTAGTACAACAAGAGCAGCAAGTACTACAGGGTGTATAACCACACTTGAGTATCTCCCTTTCCCatcagcagggagcagaagcaCATGTGGTTGAGCCCAAAGTGACTGAAGAGTCTGAAGAGACTCTGATGCTTTCAAAGTGGGTGGGGAAACTCCTTTGTTGAGTAATATTCCTGCATTTATGTAGAaaacttccttcttcctctACCCCGCTAACTGTGGTTATAAGAACCCTTACTGTCTATAGGAACACTTCCTGTATATATTTCACAAATTCAGAAATCCCCATTAAATAAGGATGAGATACTTCTCATCAAAGTCATTAACAAAAATCCCCATGAACTGGGAGGGGagaaagcctttaaaatgagACAAGACCATTATTCTCTGTGTGGTTCATATTCCAGG
This is a stretch of genomic DNA from Cygnus atratus isolate AKBS03 ecotype Queensland, Australia chromosome 1, CAtr_DNAZoo_HiC_assembly, whole genome shotgun sequence. It encodes these proteins:
- the GPR19 gene encoding probable G-protein coupled receptor 19, giving the protein MMFDHSMDNNNAPFVFPTLSLLLQNNSYPETFIPPASHKMTESPKEPRSSRNHTVLQYELRPGEIIAASMVFGILWLFSIFGNSLVCLVIHRSRRTQSTTNYFVVSMACADLLISVGNAPFVLLQFTSGRWMLGNVMCKLVRYIQYLTPGVQIYVLLSICVDRFYTIVYPLSFKVSREKAKKMIVASWIFDAAFASPAFFFYGSNGDDHCNFFLPNSWEGATYSIIHLLVVFLIPTILIILFYQKVIKYIWRIGTDGRTVRRTMNIVPRTKVKTIKMFLMLNLVFLLSWLPFYVVQLWHPQETDYRKCSLVFMAITLISFSSSASKPTLYSVYNANFRRGMKETFCMSSMKCYRSNAYTITTSSRIAKKNYVGISEIPAPAKTVTKDSIYDSFDREAKEKKLAWPIHSNPPNTFV